In the Candidatus Eisenbacteria bacterium genome, CCACTGCATTCCCGTGTCACAGAATCTTGGCCGCCGGTGTGCCTCCCGAATCCTCCATAAGGACGTTAAAAAAACGGTTCTGCCTAACCTTCCTCGAAAGCTTCACTCTAATGTAATTGTCAGTGAGCCCGATGTCTGTCAGTGAATCCCCGATTGAGAGCACCTGGAGTCGTTGTCCTGAGAACTTGCCGGCGAAGCTCTTTCGTTTCCCTTCGCCGATTGAGCGCAGGACAGAAGCCCTCCTTCTCATCTCGCCGTCCGGTATGCCGGTTTTCATTGAGAATGCCGGCGTCCCCGGCCTGCGGGAAAACGGAAATACATGAAAATAGGAAAACGGAAGGCTGATCAGGAAATCTACTGTCCTCAGAAACGACTCCTCTCCTTCACCAGGGAATCCGACAATGACGTCCGTTCCAATCGAAGCATCGGGAACCGCGCCGCAGAGCTCCCGGATCCTTGCGGCAACCTCGGCGGACAAGCACTTTCTTCCCATCATCCGCAGAACAGCGTCATCACCACTCTGAACCGGAACATGGAAATGGCGGCAAAGTTTCTTCGAAGACGCAAAGAGCCTGACAAGCTCCCGGTCCAGATGTCTCGACTCTATTGAGCCAAGCCTCACCCTGAATTCTCCGGGAAGATCCCAGATTCTTTGAAGCAGCTCAGAGAGATTCGTTGTAACAAGGTTGCCTCTCCCGTAGTCCCCGAGATCAGTTCCGACTATGACGACTTCCTTGGCGCCCTCGCGGACTTTTTCAGCTACCCTGTCCACCGCGTCCGATATCTCGACGCTCTTGGAATTCCCCCTCACAGAAGGAACGACGCAGAAGCTGCACCGCTCGCTGCATCCTTCCTGGACTTTGACAAACACTCTTGTCCTGCGGTGAGAGTCTATCTGCCGCGGCGAAATCCTGTCTCCCGCAGCAAGCCCCAGGCAATCCAGAAGATCTTCTTTCCTGCGAAGCACCAGTGTCTTCTCGCCGCCGGGTACGGTCTGACTGTCAAGTCTCGCGGTGCACCCTGCAAGAACTGGCCTTGCTCCCGGGAACTCCCTCAGCATGCGCCCGACAAATCTCCTTACCTCGGAATTCGCTCTTTCTGTCACGGCGCACCCGTTAACGATTACGAAATCCAGCCCGTCCTCAAGTCCGACTACTTCCACTCCTTGTCTGCTGAGGAGAAGCTCGAATTCCTCGGAGTCGCACTGATTGACCTTGCATCCGAAGGTCGCGACAGAGACCCTCAAGAAGTCTCCCCCCCGCTCTCCAATTCTTTTTCAGGTCCCTCGGCGGCCGGTTTATCTTCGCGGGCCTCTGCTGCCTCAGGTGTTTCTGCTACTGCTGCTGCTTCTGCTCCTACTTCAGCTGCCGCTTCCGGCACCTCCTCTTTCTTTGCCTTTGGCGCCCGGTCTCTGAACGCCTCCCATTCCGCCTTCTCCCTTGCCAGGAAATAGCCCTTCACGCTCAGGACGATACGCCTTGCGTCAGGGTCGACTTTTGTAACCTTGAGCGGGATCTCCTCGCCCAGGGCAAAGTTGTCCGATGATCTCTTGATTGGCTCAAGCCCGAGCTGGGAAATCGGCACGAACCCTTCTATGTCACCTCCCAGGTCCACGATCAGACCTTTCTCCAAGAACCGTGTCACCTTCCCTCTGACCTCGGTGTCGGCCGGGAATCTCTCCACCAGGGACTGCCACGGGTCCTCGGTCAGCTGGCGCAGCCCCAGCGATATTCTCCTTGAATCCTTGTCCACGCTCAGGACTATGACTTCGACTTTGTCGCCCTTCTTGACAATCTCAGTCGGATGGGAAACCCTTCTCGTCCATGACATGTCCGAGACATGGAGAAGACCGTCTATTCCTTCTTCAAGTTCTACGAATGCGCCGAAGTTGGTGAGATTTCTTACCCTTCCGACGAGCTTTGTACCCGGACGGTACGTCTCGTCAATCACCTTCCAGGGATCCGGCTCAGTCTGTTTAAGGCCCAGCGAGATCTTTTCGTTTTCCTTGTCGATCTTGAGGACAACTGCCTCAATCATGTCACCCACGGCGACAATCTTTGACGGGTGTTTCACATGTCTTGTCCACGACATTTCGGAGACATGTATAAGCCCTTCGATTCCTTTCTCGAGCTCCACGAATGCTCCGTAGTCTGTGACACTGACAACCTTTCCCCGTATCTTTGAACCCACCGGGTACTTCCTGTCGACTTCCTCCCAGGGGTATGGAGCAAGCTGTTTAAGGCCAAGCGAAATCCTCTCTTTTTCCGGATCGAAACTCAAAACCTTGACTGTGATCTTGTCGCCGACCGCAACGACCTCAGAAGGGTGGGAAATCCTGCCCCAGGACATGTCCGTGATGTGAAGGAGGCCGTCAATCCCTCCCAGGTCGACAAAGGCGCCGAAGTCAGTGATGTTCTTTACGACACCCTGCCTCACCTGGTCTTTCGCCAGTTCCTTGAGGATTCCGGTCTTCTGTTTGGCCCTCTCCTCTTCGAGAACCGCCCTCCGGGACACGACTATGTTTCTTCTCCTCTTGTTGAGCTTTATTATCTTGAACTTCATCCTTTGATTCAGGAGGGCATCGATGTTCTGGATCTGTCTCAGCCCGATCTGAGATCCCGGAAGAAACGCTTCCACCCCGAAAAAGTCCACGACGATGCCGCCTTTTATCTTCCTGAGGAGTTTTCCCTCCACGACCTCCCCGCTGTCTGCCGCCTCTTTGACCCGGTCCCAGACCTTGGCGAAGTCCGCCTTCTGTTTCGAGAGAACAACCACTCCGTCCTGATTCTCAGTCTTCTCAAGGTAGACATCCATCTCATCGCCGATCTTGATGGATGACGGGTCAGGGAACTCCGTGACAGGTATTGCCCCTTCGGATTTGAAGCCCACATCAACCACGATCTCTTTGTCGTCGATGTGGAGCACCCTGCCTCTTACTATCTCTCCTTCCTGAATGTTTCTGAGAGAGTGCTCATACAGATTTACCATTTCGTTCGTCTTCTCTTCATCGTGAGGCTCTCCCTCGTCGGGCCTATCTCCCGAAAAAGGTTTACCCGACGGCTTGGCTCTCCGCGCCCCTCCGGGCGTCTTCTTCTCGGCAAAACTCGGTTGATTCTCCTTCTCTTCTGGATCCGTACCCCATTGCGTTCTTTCTTCAATCATTGAATCTGTTTCCCCCTTTTCCTCGTATTTTTATGGCTCCGGTGGAGCCAGATGAAGCCGCTATTCGCCGCCCCTCTCCCGTACCCACTTTACCACATCTTCAAGAATCCAGTCGGGCGTTGAGGCACCGCCCATGACTCCGGCAGCCGAGATGCCGTCAAACCACCTCTTCTCCAATTCGGATGGACCCTCCACCTGATAGGTCCGCTGATTCTTCTCTTTTGACATATCAAACAAGCGTCTGGTATTCGCACTCTCTCTCCCGCCGACAATTACCATCACGTCTACGGAAGAGGCGAGCTCCCGGGTAGCTGCTTGCTTTAGAGAAGTAATGTTGCAGATCGTATTGTGCACCCTCGCGTTTCTCGCCTTCTCCACAAGCACCGATACAATCGAGTAGAACCTTTCCCTGGACTGCGTCGTCTGCGCTATGATGCCGAGCTTCTCGCAATCCTCGCATGCAGAAGCGCCTTCCGGAGAATTCACTACACAAGCTCTTCCGCCGGCGTTGGCAACGGTTGCCACAACCTCGGGATGGTTCGTGTCACCCACTACAACCGTGAAATACCCTTCCCTGCTGAGCTGCCGCGCATACTCATGGCATCTCTCGACAAAAGGGCATGTGGCATCAATTACCTCAAGTCCCCTTGCCTTTGCCTCCCGGATGGGCTCCGGCCCCACGCCGTGACATCTGACAATTACCGTTCCTGCCTCTATGCTCCGGACGTCATCAACAACTCTCAGACCCTTTCCAGCAAGTTTGTCCACAACCTGCCTATTATGGATGATGGGCCCGAGGCTGTAAATCGGACCGTTCTGCTTCTCCAACGCGCTCCTGGCTATTGCGATGGCTCTCTTCACACCGAAGCACGGGCCGGCATTCTTTGCAAGAATGACATCTATGTCTTTCATTTCATTGATGTGTCGTCGATTATGCCTGTTTTCTCATGTGTTTCCTTAAGAGCTTGAATTCGCTTCATGACCTCCGCGCTCAACTCCCTATACCCGGCCCTGCCGACCGGCGGGAATTCGGATGTCCGAATAGGCGGCCCGAAGCTGATTCTGACCCTTCCTTTTCTCCTCAGCGCTTTCTTTATCTTGTCCGAGCCCGAGATGTAGGCGGGGAGAATAGGCGATGAGGTCTCCATGGCCATCATGCCTATCCCGGTTCTGGCGGGTTTGAGCTCTCCGGAGAGATTCCTCCCACCCTCAGGAAACACAAGAAGTGCACGCCCTTTCTTGAGATGTGAGATTACAGCAAACAGGCCCTTTCTGTCAAAGCGGTCACGGCCTATAGGAACCGCGTTAAACGCCTGTATCAGCTTTCGAAAGAAAACATTCCTGAACAACTCTTCCTTTGCCAGATAGTATAGCTCTCTCGTCGAAGCTGCGCCCAAAAGCGGCGGGTCCCAGAATGAGATGTGGTTCGTGGCAACGATGAGCCCGCCGCCGGGAGGTATGTATTCCTTTCCGTCGACCTTCATCCCTAGACCGAATTTGAAAAACGAGTTCACAATATGCCACGACAATCTATAGTGGAGCTTCACGATATTCCTGGTATTACCTTCCTGGCTTCCCTTAGGATTGCCTCCACCTGCTCCTCAAACGTCATGCCAGTCGTGTCAATTGTTACGGCGCCGGGAGCCTTCTGGAGCGGGCTCTCTTTTCTTGTCATATCCCTGCGGTCCCTTTCGGAAAGCTCTTTCGTGACACGCTCAAGTGAAGGACCGTGCCCGTTCCTCCCGAGCTCAAGAAATCTTCTTCTTGCCCTTTCCCCAACAGAAGCATCAAGGAAGACTTTGAGCTCGGCATCCGGGAAAACAACGGTCGCTATGTCACGCCCTTCCATCACGACGCCGCCGTCCTTTCCGAGATTTCTCTGGAGCTTTACCAGCAGCCTCCTCACCGGAAGAAAGCCGGCAATCTCGGAACTTGCGTTTCCCACCGAAGGCGCCCTGATCTCATCGGTCACATCCTCGCCGTCAAGGAGTATCCTGTCATTTCCGCCGGCAGTGTCCTCTATTCGGACAGAAACTTCTTTGAGGGCGGCCTCGACTGCCTTTCCGTCCTTTGCGTCAGCGCCACTCCTGAGGCACCTCAGAGCAAGCGCCCTGTACATCGCACCGGTGTCAAAGAACCTGTAGCCCAGTCTTCTCGCCACTTCTTTTGCAGTCGTGCTTTTTCCGGAACTGGCAGGTCCGTCTATTGCAATGATTCCCCTTCTCAACTATCCGGCCCTTCTTGAAGCCATCCCGGAGAGCACCTTCTTCATTCCCTCAACGAGCTTCCGGTTCTCGGACATCGTGCCGGTCGTTATTCTGACAAATTCCTTCGACATCCCGAAAGAGACCATGCTCCTCACTATCAGTCCCAGCTTCTCAAGCTCACGGGTGACGGCCACACCGTCCACGCCAAGATCAACGAGAACGAAGTTGGTTTCTGACGGGATAACCCGGAGGTTCATCTCAGCGAACTTCTTACTGAGGAAGTTCCTGCCTTCCTTGCTCATCTCGATACTCTTCTTGATATGCTTGTCATCCTCAAGGGATTTCAGGGCTGCGGCCTGGGCGAGGCAGCTCACATTGAAGGGGAGTCTTACTCTATTCAGAAGCGAGGCAATCTCAGGGCTTGTTATGCCGTATCCGATCCTGAGACCCGCCAGTGCGTGCACTTTCGAAAAAGTCCTCGTGACGACGACGAGCCGGCCTTCCCTCAGGTATTTCAGATGGTCCGGGTAGTCTAGTCTATCAACAAGGTCTATGTATGCCTCGTCGAAGACCACGACAATCCTGTCCGGGATCGCTCGCATGAAAGATTCGACTTCATCTTTTCCAAGCGTGGTACCCGTGGGATTGTTCGGATTGCAGACAAAGATCACTTTGGTTTTCGGCGTCACCGCGGCTGCCATTGCCTCAAGGTCGTGATCAAACCCCTTGGTGGGAATGAAAATCGGCTTACCTCCCATCACCTGTACCGCAATTCTGTACATGATAAAGGAAGGGTTTGCAATGATGCCTTCTTCGCCCGTCGAAATGAAGCTCCTTCCGACGGCATCGATTATCTCGTTCGACCCGTTGGCGACGACTATCCCCTCCGGGTCAAGGCCGAATTTCTTTGCAATGGCATGCCGTACATAATAAGACCCTCCGTCCGGATACCTGTTGAGCTGGTTGAAGGCATCCGTTATGGCCTTAAGAACGGCTTTCGAAGGGCCGGAGGGGTTCTCATTGGATGCAAACTTCATGGCCCCGCTGATACCGAGTTCTCTCTCCACTTCCTCGATAGGTTTCCCCGGCGAGTAGGGCACAAGTTCTTTAATCTCAGGACGAGCTGCCTTCCAAATGTCCACTGCCACCGCCAATCCCTCCTCTTTGTTCAGTTCTTTCTCGTGATCCCGGCTGCTTTCTCGAGAGAATGAACCTCACGGGACGTCAGGAATCTGAACGCTCCAGTCATGAGATTTCCGAGTGTCAACGGACCAAATGATACTCTTCTCAGCGAGAGCACCTTGAGACCGTTGGCCTCGCATATTCTTCTCACTTCGTGCTTCCAACCCTCTTTGAGAACAAGCTCGATTTTCGATTCGTCCTTCGTTTCTGAGACAAGCTTTGCCCGGACGACATTGGACCTTTTCCCGTCCGGGAACTCGACCGGTGTAATCAATGAACCAAGTTTCTCTCTCGTCACTCTTCCCGAAACAGTCACGTGATAGCATTTCTCTATGCCGAACCTGGGATGCGTAAGCCGCAACGACATTTCGCCATCGTTTGTAAGAATGAGAAGACCTTCGGTCATGTAGTCCAGCCTGCCCACAGGAAACACCCGCTCCTTCACACTGCCGATTAGGTCCATCACAGTTTTCCTGCCCCTCGGATCGAAGGAACTTACGATATACCCGGAAGGCTTATTGAGAAGGATGTAGGTGAATGAGTGCGTCCTGGTGAGATTCTGTCCCAGGAATGACACTGTATCTTCGCCGGGATGAACCCTCACCCAGGGGTCACGGACAACCTTTCCATTTATCTCTACAAAACCTCTCCCAACCAATTCATCGCATTTTCTTCTGGAACCAACGTTGGCTTGAGAGAGGAATTTATTGAGCCTCACCTGTTCCAAGTTCGCCCAACTCCTCCGCCTGGGACTCACGTGACTCAAGCAGTATTTCCAATTCCTCAAGCCTCGGCAGCTCCGAAAGGTCGTTCAGCCGGAAATACGTGAGGAACTGCTGGGTCGTTCCATAAAGGAGCGGCCTGCCCACGCCGTGCGCTCTTCCCTTCACGGCGATAAGGCCCCTTTCAAGAAGCGTGGCTAACACGCTTGCTACATCGACGCCTCTTATTTGTTCGATTCCTGCCCTTGTCACGGGCTGTCTGTACGCAACAACTGCAACAGTCTCCAGAGCGGGTTTGGAGAGTCTTGCTTTTCTCGTCCCTTTCATCAGCCTCTCAACCCATGCTGCAAACTCTTCTTTGGAGACTACCTGATATCCTCCTGCGATTTCGATCAGACGGACACCGCGGCCGGAGGAATCATACTCTTCTCTCAGGGCTGCCAGCGCGCCCTCGATCTCGGTCTCGGAGAATTCTGAGAGAACAGCCCGCAGTGTTCCCTTCGAAACCGGCCTGTTCGAGGCAAAGAACATTGCTTCCAGGACGGCCTTCGCCGATTCAATTTTCTCTTCAATCATCAACTATCCCCCGGCTGACATCCGCCGCGGCAGCCTGCCCCATCCCCAACACAATGGTTATCTCGGAAAACGCTTTCCTCTGCTTCGCCCTCACAACGCCGAGCCTTATGAGCTCGAGAAGTGCGACAAAAGTCACCACAACATGGCGTTTGCCCAGATCAACATCGAGAAGCGAAGCAAAACCGATTCTTCCTTCTTCCCGGAGCCTCCTCAGAATCAGCTCCATTTTTTCCTCAATCGTAATCTCCTCGGCCCGAACCTCCATCGGCTCCGGAGTGGAGAGACCCGGAAGGATGGCTCTCAATGCTTCGAGCAAGTCGAACAGACTTGCCTCAATCAGCTCCTCGTCC is a window encoding:
- a CDS encoding pseudouridine synthase, which produces MRLNKFLSQANVGSRRKCDELVGRGFVEINGKVVRDPWVRVHPGEDTVSFLGQNLTRTHSFTYILLNKPSGYIVSSFDPRGRKTVMDLIGSVKERVFPVGRLDYMTEGLLILTNDGEMSLRLTHPRFGIEKCYHVTVSGRVTREKLGSLITPVEFPDGKRSNVVRAKLVSETKDESKIELVLKEGWKHEVRRICEANGLKVLSLRRVSFGPLTLGNLMTGAFRFLTSREVHSLEKAAGITRKN
- the hisC gene encoding histidinol-phosphate transaminase, with amino-acid sequence MAVDIWKAARPEIKELVPYSPGKPIEEVERELGISGAMKFASNENPSGPSKAVLKAITDAFNQLNRYPDGGSYYVRHAIAKKFGLDPEGIVVANGSNEIIDAVGRSFISTGEEGIIANPSFIMYRIAVQVMGGKPIFIPTKGFDHDLEAMAAAVTPKTKVIFVCNPNNPTGTTLGKDEVESFMRAIPDRIVVVFDEAYIDLVDRLDYPDHLKYLREGRLVVVTRTFSKVHALAGLRIGYGITSPEIASLLNRVRLPFNVSCLAQAAALKSLEDDKHIKKSIEMSKEGRNFLSKKFAEMNLRVIPSETNFVLVDLGVDGVAVTRELEKLGLIVRSMVSFGMSKEFVRITTGTMSENRKLVEGMKKVLSGMASRRAG
- a CDS encoding MiaB/RimO family radical SAM methylthiotransferase; protein product: MRVSVATFGCKVNQCDSEEFELLLSRQGVEVVGLEDGLDFVIVNGCAVTERANSEVRRFVGRMLREFPGARPVLAGCTARLDSQTVPGGEKTLVLRRKEDLLDCLGLAAGDRISPRQIDSHRRTRVFVKVQEGCSERCSFCVVPSVRGNSKSVEISDAVDRVAEKVREGAKEVVIVGTDLGDYGRGNLVTTNLSELLQRIWDLPGEFRVRLGSIESRHLDRELVRLFASSKKLCRHFHVPVQSGDDAVLRMMGRKCLSAEVAARIRELCGAVPDASIGTDVIVGFPGEGEESFLRTVDFLISLPFSYFHVFPFSRRPGTPAFSMKTGIPDGEMRRRASVLRSIGEGKRKSFAGKFSGQRLQVLSIGDSLTDIGLTDNYIRVKLSRKVRQNRFFNVLMEDSGGTPAAKIL
- the rpsA gene encoding 30S ribosomal protein S1; the encoded protein is MIEERTQWGTDPEEKENQPSFAEKKTPGGARRAKPSGKPFSGDRPDEGEPHDEEKTNEMVNLYEHSLRNIQEGEIVRGRVLHIDDKEIVVDVGFKSEGAIPVTEFPDPSSIKIGDEMDVYLEKTENQDGVVVLSKQKADFAKVWDRVKEAADSGEVVEGKLLRKIKGGIVVDFFGVEAFLPGSQIGLRQIQNIDALLNQRMKFKIIKLNKRRRNIVVSRRAVLEEERAKQKTGILKELAKDQVRQGVVKNITDFGAFVDLGGIDGLLHITDMSWGRISHPSEVVAVGDKITVKVLSFDPEKERISLGLKQLAPYPWEEVDRKYPVGSKIRGKVVSVTDYGAFVELEKGIEGLIHVSEMSWTRHVKHPSKIVAVGDMIEAVVLKIDKENEKISLGLKQTEPDPWKVIDETYRPGTKLVGRVRNLTNFGAFVELEEGIDGLLHVSDMSWTRRVSHPTEIVKKGDKVEVIVLSVDKDSRRISLGLRQLTEDPWQSLVERFPADTEVRGKVTRFLEKGLIVDLGGDIEGFVPISQLGLEPIKRSSDNFALGEEIPLKVTKVDPDARRIVLSVKGYFLAREKAEWEAFRDRAPKAKKEEVPEAAAEVGAEAAAVAETPEAAEAREDKPAAEGPEKELESGGETS
- the scpB gene encoding SMC-Scp complex subunit ScpB, with the translated sequence MIEEKIESAKAVLEAMFFASNRPVSKGTLRAVLSEFSETEIEGALAALREEYDSSGRGVRLIEIAGGYQVVSKEEFAAWVERLMKGTRKARLSKPALETVAVVAYRQPVTRAGIEQIRGVDVASVLATLLERGLIAVKGRAHGVGRPLLYGTTQQFLTYFRLNDLSELPRLEELEILLESRESQAEELGELGTGEAQ
- a CDS encoding lysophospholipid acyltransferase family protein gives rise to the protein MKLHYRLSWHIVNSFFKFGLGMKVDGKEYIPPGGGLIVATNHISFWDPPLLGAASTRELYYLAKEELFRNVFFRKLIQAFNAVPIGRDRFDRKGLFAVISHLKKGRALLVFPEGGRNLSGELKPARTGIGMMAMETSSPILPAYISGSDKIKKALRRKGRVRISFGPPIRTSEFPPVGRAGYRELSAEVMKRIQALKETHEKTGIIDDTSMK
- the cmk gene encoding (d)CMP kinase — translated: MRRGIIAIDGPASSGKSTTAKEVARRLGYRFFDTGAMYRALALRCLRSGADAKDGKAVEAALKEVSVRIEDTAGGNDRILLDGEDVTDEIRAPSVGNASSEIAGFLPVRRLLVKLQRNLGKDGGVVMEGRDIATVVFPDAELKVFLDASVGERARRRFLELGRNGHGPSLERVTKELSERDRRDMTRKESPLQKAPGAVTIDTTGMTFEEQVEAILREARKVIPGIS
- the ispH gene encoding 4-hydroxy-3-methylbut-2-enyl diphosphate reductase; the encoded protein is MKDIDVILAKNAGPCFGVKRAIAIARSALEKQNGPIYSLGPIIHNRQVVDKLAGKGLRVVDDVRSIEAGTVIVRCHGVGPEPIREAKARGLEVIDATCPFVERCHEYARQLSREGYFTVVVGDTNHPEVVATVANAGGRACVVNSPEGASACEDCEKLGIIAQTTQSRERFYSIVSVLVEKARNARVHNTICNITSLKQAATRELASSVDVMVIVGGRESANTRRLFDMSKEKNQRTYQVEGPSELEKRWFDGISAAGVMGGASTPDWILEDVVKWVRERGGE